The segment AATAGAAACATCTCCTTAAAAACCTGCATTTGGCGCGCTGAAATGCAGGTTTTTGGCAAAAGAAATAATCCTTGAGAAACAACCCTGCAAAACCAACCAGGAGAAGAAAAGACAGAAACACGCACCCTTTGCGTACGACCAATGCCAATGATCTGAACAGGTGCTATGGTGAAGAAACAAAAAGAAGAAAAGGAAAACCTTGGGGTTGATCTTGCACGAGAATGAAGTATGCAAGAGCAATGGAGAACGGATAGCGATGATAGGTGAAGTATTCTTCTTTTGCAGTTTCCCGTGAAACCTGCATCAAGACACCCAAAAGGAGAAAGGCGGCGGGATGTCTGCCTTTTTGATCAGGGTGAAGGTTTCTTTGTTTGTTGTGTTGGAGGGAATGGGGCGTGATGTTTCACGTGAAACACGTTGGAGGCATAAGAAAACGTATGTAAAGGGTAGGTACTCGCAGGAGTGATGATGATAGTTCCGTACAATCGGAAAGGATATAGGACCGTTTCACGTGAAACGCAGCGTACACGCTCTGAGCTTGGATGGTGTATGAGGTTTCACGTGAAACAAAAAAACGTTCCACGATGTTTCACGTGGAACGTTCCTGAACTTGTAAGGGGCAAGATCACTTACATGTCAAATGTATTATCAATGACAATTCCCTTGTCGACGGTGTTGCGGAGGTACCGCTCAACACCACTCTTCAAGGTCATTTCGCTCATTGGACAACCTGCGCAGGCCCCGATCAGGCGAACCTGTACGTTTTTGCCATCCATTTTTATGAACTCGATATCGCCTCCGTCATTCTGGAGTGACGGTCTGATCGCTTCAATCGCCTCTTTGACTTTCTGCTCAAGGGCAGAGACTTTTTGTTCGTCCATGTCTTCCTCCGACACTAGCAATGTACTATAGGGAAGACGAAGGGTCAAGGTTGCGGGGAAATCCGGTGACATTTCCCGGGGAATCCCCTATGATAGAATCTATGAAAGCAACGAAAGCGATATTCCTGAATCAGAAAGGTGGCGTCGGAAAGACAACCACCGCAGTGAATCTTGGCTCGGCGTTGGCAAAAAAGGGGTTTCGGGTTTTGTTGGTTGATTTGGATGCCCAAGGAAACCTGACCAGCTCCGTGTCTGCGGATCCACGTTTGCCGGGAACGTATGAAGTGTTGGCGGAAGAAGCAAATGCTGTGGATGTCTGCCAACGGACACCGGTGAACAATCTGTTCGTCATGGCAAGCAACATCAACATGGCTGGCCTGAATGTCGAACTGGTGAACCAGGAAGAACGGGAATTCTTCATGAAGCGGACGTTTACCGGGCTTGATGACCAGTATGATTACATCTTTGTCGACTGTCCTCCTTCGTTGGGATTGGTGACGGTGAATGCCATGGCCTGGACGGAGTATGTGATCATCCCGATGCAGTGCGAGTATTTCGCCATGGAAGGGCTCAACCTGTTGATGCGGACCATCACCAACGTGAAGAAAGCGGTAAATCCTTCCATCAAAATCCTGGGGATCGTCTTCACAATGTACAACAAGCGGCAACGTCTTGCCAATGATGTGATTGAGGATGTCTCTTCTTTCTTCAGTGACCTCGTGTTCAAGACGATCATTCCGCGAAATGTACGCCTGTCTGAAGCCCCATCCCATGGACTTCCGGTAAATGCCTATGATGCAAGCAGTTCAGGATCAAAGGCATATGATGCTCTCGCAGAGGAGGTGATGAAACGTGTCGCTCAAGCAAATGAACACGCCTAAGAAGCATGGATTAGGGAAAGGAATTGAAAGCCTGTTGGATGATTACAGCTTCAATGCCGCGGTCGAAACGACGATAGGCGCTCCTGTGAAGGAAGCAGAACCGGAAGGGGAAAGGATCATCCAAGTTCCCGTTGCGCAGATCCGTCCCAATCCCAACCAACCGAGAAAAACATTTGATGAAGCTGCATTGAAGGACTTGGCTCTGTCCATCAAGAATCAAGGGGTGATCAGTCCGATCATCGTGGAGAAGATTTCTGAGACGGAATATTCCATCGTTGCGGGTGAACGGCGATACCGCGCGGCAAAGATCGCCGGGCTTACCACCGTACCGGTATTGGTGAAAACCTTATCGGATATCCAGCGGATGGAAGTATCGTTGATCGAGAACATCCAACGGCAAAACCTCAATCCTTTGGAAGAAGCAAAAGCGTATGCCTATCTGCTGAACGAAGCGGGCATCACCCAGGAAGAGCTTTCCCGGAGGGTGGGAAAGGATCGTACCACCATCACGAACAGTCTCAGGTTGCTGCAATTGCCAGCCAACATGCAGGCTGACCTCTTGGCGGGGAAATTCAGCGCGGGACAGGCGCGGGCGATTCTTTCTGTGGTGAACCCCGCAGATCGTGACATCCTGTACCATACCGTACTGGAGAAAGAACTTTCCGTACGGGCGACGGAGCAGCTTGCCGCGGAGTTCAACAAAGGCAAGCGGGTCGCCTATCAGAAAAAGAAACGGGTCTCCAAGAGCCTGGCGAAATCCCCTGATGTCATTTCGGTGGAAGACAAGTTTCTCCACATAGTTGGCACACGAGTTGAAGTACAGGGTTCGCTGGAGCGGGGGAAGATTGAGATACCGTACACCAGTTCAGAGGAATTGGAGCGGATCTATCAACTGTTCAAGCCGGACGACGAATTGTTCGACGTATAAGGAGTTAGTATGGATACCACACAGCTTGCAGATGGCCTGTATGCCATCATGCATACCGATAAGGGGGACATTACCCTGGCACTTGAATACCGGAAAGTCCCGATGACCGTCGCAAATTTCGTCGGACTCGCCGAAGGTTCGTTGAACCTGAGGAATCCCGGCAAGCCGTTTTATGACGGTCTGACGTTTCACCGGGTGATTAAGGATTTCATGATCCAAGGTGGATGCCCCATCGGCAACGGTACCGGTGGACCGGGATATACGTTCCCGGATGAGTTTGACATTTCGTTGAAGCACGACCGTCCCGGCATCCTTTCCATGGCCAATGCC is part of the Sphaerochaeta sp. genome and harbors:
- a CDS encoding NifU family protein; amino-acid sequence: MDEQKVSALEQKVKEAIEAIRPSLQNDGGDIEFIKMDGKNVQVRLIGACAGCPMSEMTLKSGVERYLRNTVDKGIVIDNTFDM
- a CDS encoding ParA family protein; this translates as MKATKAIFLNQKGGVGKTTTAVNLGSALAKKGFRVLLVDLDAQGNLTSSVSADPRLPGTYEVLAEEANAVDVCQRTPVNNLFVMASNINMAGLNVELVNQEEREFFMKRTFTGLDDQYDYIFVDCPPSLGLVTVNAMAWTEYVIIPMQCEYFAMEGLNLLMRTITNVKKAVNPSIKILGIVFTMYNKRQRLANDVIEDVSSFFSDLVFKTIIPRNVRLSEAPSHGLPVNAYDASSSGSKAYDALAEEVMKRVAQANEHA
- a CDS encoding ParB/RepB/Spo0J family partition protein; translated protein: MSLKQMNTPKKHGLGKGIESLLDDYSFNAAVETTIGAPVKEAEPEGERIIQVPVAQIRPNPNQPRKTFDEAALKDLALSIKNQGVISPIIVEKISETEYSIVAGERRYRAAKIAGLTTVPVLVKTLSDIQRMEVSLIENIQRQNLNPLEEAKAYAYLLNEAGITQEELSRRVGKDRTTITNSLRLLQLPANMQADLLAGKFSAGQARAILSVVNPADRDILYHTVLEKELSVRATEQLAAEFNKGKRVAYQKKKRVSKSLAKSPDVISVEDKFLHIVGTRVEVQGSLERGKIEIPYTSSEELERIYQLFKPDDELFDV